In Enterobacter sp. 638, a single window of DNA contains:
- a CDS encoding fimbrial protein, with protein MLTDMKTFSRAFIGALLCLVFSASASAATTLLNCFGAPQEYNISYDRDLNASENITHHEINVDHLVGDGMEMEANCSCPKNISGTTPVLELTLAGSPLSPGVSGYGYLTDKVDIDVRGYTDAVNSPDGGGLFGLNINQYPTSPSSMPNTIEDIKTKEGTASVCSTSTRPSDSTSVKRKFKLNVIGAKFYIKKPIIGKEAIPTTLVVQNYTCLYFGSGSCDITGAQQVSNIWLSGSLSAPLSCTINEGSTIEVDFGNIVSKQFNGKSRPPQGYALKNVDISYHCDDNAIGNNDRIKLTLTADQGVVDSSDPLVAKMLDKDDVGVRIYDENNQNVALDGTFEFPVPMDDQGNGVVRIKAAPVSTTGKTPEPGQFEGNVTVKMDLR; from the coding sequence ATGTTAACTGATATGAAAACCTTTTCTCGCGCCTTCATCGGTGCGCTGCTTTGTCTCGTCTTTTCGGCTTCAGCGTCCGCAGCAACGACATTACTCAATTGTTTTGGCGCACCACAGGAATACAACATCTCCTATGACAGAGATTTAAACGCCAGCGAAAACATTACTCATCACGAAATCAATGTGGATCATTTGGTCGGCGATGGGATGGAAATGGAGGCTAACTGCAGTTGTCCAAAAAATATCTCTGGCACCACGCCTGTACTGGAACTCACATTGGCGGGTAGCCCCCTCTCGCCAGGCGTCAGCGGGTATGGATATTTGACGGATAAAGTGGATATCGATGTCAGGGGATATACGGATGCGGTGAACTCGCCTGATGGTGGTGGATTATTCGGGCTGAATATTAATCAGTACCCAACATCACCCTCATCAATGCCTAACACGATTGAAGATATTAAAACCAAAGAAGGGACAGCCAGTGTATGCAGTACGAGCACACGACCTTCTGACTCCACGTCAGTTAAGCGAAAATTCAAACTGAACGTGATTGGGGCAAAATTTTACATCAAAAAACCAATTATTGGCAAAGAAGCGATCCCCACTACCCTCGTCGTTCAAAACTATACCTGCCTCTATTTCGGCTCAGGAAGTTGTGATATCACCGGCGCGCAGCAGGTATCGAATATCTGGCTGAGTGGGTCGCTCTCAGCTCCGTTAAGTTGCACTATTAATGAGGGCAGCACGATTGAGGTCGATTTTGGCAATATCGTGAGCAAGCAATTTAACGGAAAAAGTCGACCACCTCAGGGATACGCCCTAAAAAATGTCGATATATCTTATCATTGCGATGATAACGCCATTGGGAATAATGACAGAATTAAGCTGACGCTAACCGCCGATCAGGGAGTTGTCGATAGCAGCGACCCGCTGGTCGCGAAAATGCTTGATAAGGATGATGTAGGCGTTCGAATTTATGATGAGAATAACCAAAATGTGGCGCTAGACGGCACATTCGAATTCCCGGTCCCGATGGACGATCAAGGAAATGGTGTGGTGCGAATCAAAGCCGCGCCCGTCAGCACTACCGGAAAAACGCCGGAACCCGGTCAGTTTGAAGGTAACGTCACGGTAAAAATGGATTTGCGTTAA
- the cheZ gene encoding protein phosphatase CheZ, with product MMQSSIKPVDALSPNDIIVRIGSLTRMLRDSLRELGLDQAIAEAAEAIPDARDRLDYVVQMTAQAAERALNSVEASQPHQDAMEKGAKSLSKRWDEWFENPIELTDARELVTDTRQYLGEVPDHTSFTNAQLLDIMMAQDFQDLTGQVIKRMMDVIQEIERQLLMVLLENMPEPASRPKRENESLLNGPQLDTTKAGVVASQDQVDDLLDSLGF from the coding sequence ATGATGCAATCTTCTATTAAACCCGTTGACGCGCTTTCGCCCAACGACATAATTGTTCGCATTGGTAGCCTGACGCGCATGCTGCGTGACAGCTTACGCGAACTAGGCCTGGATCAGGCTATTGCCGAAGCCGCCGAAGCGATTCCTGATGCACGCGATCGTCTGGACTACGTGGTTCAGATGACCGCACAGGCAGCAGAGCGCGCGCTGAACAGCGTTGAAGCGTCGCAACCCCACCAGGATGCGATGGAAAAAGGCGCGAAATCGCTGAGCAAACGTTGGGACGAGTGGTTCGAAAACCCAATCGAACTGACCGATGCACGTGAGCTGGTGACGGATACGCGTCAGTATCTGGGCGAAGTGCCGGATCATACCAGCTTCACCAATGCTCAGTTGTTGGACATTATGATGGCGCAGGATTTCCAGGACCTTACGGGCCAGGTCATCAAGCGCATGATGGATGTGATTCAGGAAATCGAACGTCAGTTACTGATGGTGCTTCTGGAGAACATGCCGGAACCCGCATCCCGTCCGAAACGCGAGAATGAAAGCCTGTTGAATGGCCCGCAACTCGATACCACCAAGGCGGGCGTTGTTGCCAGCCAGGATCAGGTGGACGATTTGCTGGACAGCCTCGGGTTCTAA
- the cheY gene encoding chemotaxis response regulator CheY has protein sequence MADKELRFLVVDDFSTMRRIVRNLLKELGFNNVEEAEDGVDALNKLQAGGFDFVISDWNMPNMDGLELLKTIRADGNMSSLPVLMVTAEAKKENIIAAAQAGASGYVVKPFTAATLEEKLGKIFEKLGM, from the coding sequence ATGGCGGACAAAGAGCTCAGATTTTTGGTTGTGGATGACTTTTCCACCATGCGTCGCATCGTACGCAATCTGCTGAAAGAGCTGGGTTTTAATAACGTTGAAGAAGCAGAAGACGGTGTCGATGCGCTGAACAAACTGCAAGCCGGTGGCTTTGATTTTGTTATTTCTGACTGGAACATGCCTAACATGGATGGTCTGGAACTGCTGAAAACAATTCGCGCTGACGGCAATATGTCTTCTCTCCCGGTTCTGATGGTGACAGCAGAAGCCAAGAAAGAAAACATTATTGCGGCAGCACAGGCGGGCGCGAGCGGTTATGTGGTTAAGCCATTTACTGCTGCGACCCTGGAAGAGAAACTCGGCAAGATCTTCGAGAAACTCGGCATGTGA
- a CDS encoding chemotaxis response regulator protein-glutamate methylesterase, protein MSKIRVLSVDDSALMRQIMTEIINSHSDMEMVATAPDPLVARDLIKKFNPDVLTLDVEMPRMDGIDFLEKLMRLRPMPVVMVSSLTGKGSEITLRALELGAIDFVTKPQLGIREGMLAYSEMIAEKIRTASRAKLTAHTPVSAPVAIKAGPLLSSEKLLVIGASTGGTEAIRHVLQPLPLSSPGILITQHMPPGFTRSFAERLNKLCQISVKEAEDGERVLPGHAYIAPGDKHMELARSGANYQIKIHDGPPVNRHRPSVDVLFHSVAKHAGRNAVGVILTGMGNDGAAGMLAMHKAGAWTIAQNEASCVVFGMPREAINMGGVSEVVDLSQVSQQMLAKISAGQAIRI, encoded by the coding sequence ATGAGTAAAATAAGGGTGTTATCTGTCGATGATTCCGCGCTGATGCGCCAGATCATGACGGAGATTATCAACAGTCATAGCGATATGGAGATGGTGGCCACTGCACCCGATCCTCTGGTAGCGCGTGATTTAATTAAAAAATTCAACCCCGACGTACTCACGCTGGATGTGGAAATGCCGCGTATGGACGGCATTGATTTTCTTGAAAAATTAATGCGTCTGCGCCCAATGCCCGTGGTGATGGTCTCTTCTCTGACGGGGAAAGGCTCAGAAATCACCCTGCGTGCGCTGGAGTTGGGGGCGATAGATTTCGTCACTAAACCGCAGCTCGGCATTCGTGAAGGGATGTTAGCGTACAGCGAAATGATCGCTGAGAAGATTCGTACCGCCTCGCGGGCGAAACTGACGGCACATACGCCTGTTTCGGCTCCCGTGGCGATTAAAGCTGGGCCGCTTCTGAGCTCGGAAAAGTTGCTGGTGATTGGCGCATCAACCGGAGGAACAGAGGCAATTCGCCATGTACTCCAGCCATTGCCGCTTTCAAGTCCCGGTATTCTTATTACCCAGCATATGCCGCCAGGCTTTACCCGTTCGTTCGCTGAGCGTCTGAATAAGCTGTGTCAGATTAGCGTGAAAGAAGCGGAAGACGGCGAACGTGTCCTGCCGGGTCATGCGTATATTGCACCGGGTGACAAACATATGGAGTTGGCGCGCAGTGGCGCTAACTACCAGATCAAAATTCATGACGGACCGCCGGTTAACCGGCATCGTCCGTCAGTGGATGTGCTGTTTCATTCGGTGGCGAAACATGCGGGGCGCAATGCCGTTGGGGTTATCCTGACGGGAATGGGCAACGATGGTGCGGCCGGAATGCTAGCGATGCATAAGGCTGGCGCATGGACGATTGCGCAGAATGAAGCAAGTTGTGTGGTGTTCGGCATGCCGCGCGAGGCCATCAATATGGGTGGCGTGAGCGAAGTGGTCGATCTTAGCCAGGTAAGCCAGCAAATGCTGGCGAAAATCAGTGCCGGACAGGCAATACGTATTTAA
- the cheR gene encoding protein-glutamate O-methyltransferase CheR: MTTPQPSGQSSLLLQMTQRLALSDAHFRRICQLIYQRAGIVLADHKRDMVYNRLVRRLRTLELDDFGRYLSMLEANQNSAEWQAFINSLTTNLTAFFREGHHFPVLAEHARKRGGEYRVWSAAASTGEEPYSLAITLADTLGMAPGRWKVYASDIDTEVLEKARNGVYRLEELKTLSPQQLQRYFMRGTGPHEGLVRVRQELANCVEFASVNLLDKQYNVPGPFDAIFCRNVMIYFDKTTQQDILRRFAPLLKPDGLLFAGHSENFSNLAREFSLRGQTVYALSKEKA, encoded by the coding sequence ATGACAACACCACAGCCCTCGGGCCAATCGTCATTATTGTTGCAAATGACACAGCGCCTCGCGCTGTCCGACGCGCATTTTCGTCGGATATGTCAGTTAATCTACCAGCGTGCTGGGATTGTGCTCGCCGATCATAAGCGAGACATGGTCTACAACCGACTGGTCAGGCGCTTACGTACCCTTGAGCTTGATGACTTTGGTCGTTACTTGAGCATGCTGGAGGCCAATCAGAACAGTGCAGAGTGGCAGGCATTCATTAACTCGCTGACCACAAACCTGACGGCGTTCTTCCGCGAAGGTCACCATTTCCCGGTGCTGGCGGAGCACGCGCGTAAACGCGGCGGCGAGTATCGTGTCTGGAGTGCGGCTGCTTCTACAGGTGAAGAGCCGTATTCACTGGCGATTACGCTCGCTGATACGTTGGGAATGGCGCCTGGACGCTGGAAAGTCTATGCCAGCGATATTGATACCGAAGTGCTGGAAAAAGCACGCAACGGTGTGTATCGCCTTGAAGAGCTGAAAACGCTGTCACCTCAACAGTTACAGCGTTATTTCATGCGCGGTACCGGGCCTCATGAAGGGCTGGTTCGCGTGCGTCAGGAACTGGCGAATTGTGTTGAATTTGCCTCGGTGAATCTGCTGGATAAGCAGTACAACGTGCCGGGTCCTTTTGACGCTATTTTTTGTCGTAACGTAATGATTTATTTTGACAAAACGACGCAGCAGGACATTTTGCGCCGTTTCGCCCCGCTGCTTAAGCCGGATGGCTTGTTGTTTGCAGGGCATTCGGAGAACTTCAGCAACCTTGCCCGCGAATTTAGCCTGCGTGGACAAACGGTTTATGCGCTGAGTAAGGAAAAAGCATGA
- the tap gene encoding methyl-accepting chemotaxis protein IV gives MLNRIRISTTLFLILILCGVLQVGSNGLSFWAFRDGYQNLQEVETSNQQRSTLAQTRAVLLQASTALNKAGTLTALSYPPDDIKALMTTARDSLKQAEVQFKAFSEQEAVSEKGKALTAEMQKGYTQWHSDLEHQATWLENNQLSDFLTAPVQDSQAAFDKSFNAWQQDINQFVAKASGDSQTSYHMSGVIFATMVVLAALLTGASLLWSRRMIVLPLAIISSHFDSIAKGNLARPVSVYGKNEISAIFASLKAMQGSLRETVTDVRQGSYAMHTGISEIAAGNNDLSSRTEQQAASLAQTAASMEELTATVSQNADNARQASDLAKQAAHTAKKGGDQASHVATTMQDIATSSQKIGDIISVIDGIAFQTNILALNAAVEAARAGEQGRGFAVVAGEVRNLASRSANAAKEIKVLIEESVSRVQQGSGLVDTAARTMTEIVTSVTRVNDIMGEIASASDEQRRGIEQVALAVAQMDQVTQQNASLVEEAAAATDQLANQADHLTSLVAVFNVKEQVEKVAEAGRSQTVPVVS, from the coding sequence ATGTTAAATCGTATTCGTATCTCGACCACACTGTTTTTAATTCTGATCCTTTGCGGTGTGTTGCAGGTTGGCAGTAACGGGTTGTCTTTTTGGGCTTTTCGCGATGGCTATCAGAACTTACAGGAAGTTGAGACGAGTAATCAGCAACGCTCCACGCTCGCACAAACGCGCGCGGTGCTTTTGCAGGCCAGCACTGCGCTGAACAAAGCGGGCACATTAACCGCGCTGAGCTATCCGCCTGATGACATTAAGGCGCTGATGACCACCGCGCGCGACAGCCTGAAGCAGGCGGAAGTACAATTTAAAGCTTTTAGCGAGCAGGAAGCGGTCAGCGAAAAAGGGAAAGCGCTGACGGCAGAGATGCAAAAGGGTTATACGCAGTGGCACAGCGATCTGGAGCATCAGGCGACCTGGCTTGAGAACAATCAGCTGTCGGATTTCTTGACCGCACCGGTACAAGATTCCCAGGCGGCATTTGATAAAAGCTTTAACGCCTGGCAGCAGGATATTAATCAGTTTGTGGCAAAGGCCAGTGGGGACAGTCAGACCAGCTATCACATGTCGGGCGTGATTTTTGCCACGATGGTGGTCCTGGCGGCACTGTTGACAGGGGCTTCGTTGCTCTGGTCGCGCAGAATGATCGTACTGCCGCTGGCGATTATCAGCAGTCATTTTGACAGCATCGCGAAAGGCAATCTGGCGCGTCCGGTTTCGGTGTATGGCAAGAACGAAATTTCGGCCATTTTTGCCAGCCTTAAGGCCATGCAAGGTTCACTGCGTGAAACCGTGACCGATGTGCGTCAGGGCAGTTATGCGATGCACACCGGTATTTCAGAAATTGCAGCGGGGAATAACGATTTATCCTCGCGTACTGAACAGCAGGCGGCCTCGCTGGCGCAAACGGCGGCCAGCATGGAAGAGTTAACGGCGACGGTGAGCCAGAACGCCGATAACGCCCGTCAGGCGTCGGACCTGGCGAAGCAAGCGGCACACACCGCCAAAAAAGGTGGCGATCAGGCTTCGCACGTTGCGACCACCATGCAGGACATCGCCACCAGTTCGCAGAAAATTGGCGACATTATTAGCGTAATCGATGGGATTGCGTTTCAGACCAATATTCTGGCGCTGAACGCCGCTGTCGAAGCCGCGCGTGCCGGAGAGCAAGGCCGTGGTTTTGCCGTGGTCGCCGGTGAAGTACGTAATCTTGCTAGCCGCAGCGCGAACGCGGCAAAAGAGATAAAAGTGTTGATCGAAGAGTCGGTTTCCCGTGTTCAGCAGGGATCGGGACTCGTCGATACCGCCGCGCGCACCATGACGGAAATCGTCACCTCGGTCACGCGAGTGAACGACATCATGGGCGAAATTGCATCCGCCTCTGACGAACAGCGTCGCGGGATTGAGCAGGTCGCTCTGGCCGTAGCGCAAATGGATCAGGTAACGCAACAGAACGCTTCGCTTGTAGAAGAAGCGGCCGCCGCTACCGACCAGCTCGCAAATCAGGCCGATCATCTGACAAGTCTGGTTGCGGTATTTAACGTGAAAGAGCAAGTCGAAAAAGTAGCAGAAGCCGGACGGTCGCAGACCGTGCCAGTTGTATCCTGA
- the tar gene encoding methyl-accepting chemotaxis protein II, which translates to MLNRIRVVTMLMMVLVIFALLQLISGGLFFSSLKQNQESYTAANDLRLQQRELTSAWDLMLQTRINLSRSSARMMMDPNNQQSSAKTDLLKNARGTLADSAKHYDAFKQITPQPAMEQASLNIDEKYKNYAAGLAELIQFLESGNTDAYFAQPTQGMQNALGTALKEYDTASSQQYLTALTETRDDYRFAKWQMAILALALVIVLVGVWYGIRHILLNPLGNVIGHIREIAGGDLTKKLTISGRNEITELASSVDHMQRSLTDTVANVRQGSDAIYTGTSEIAMGNNDLSSRTEQQASALEETAASMEQLTATVKQNADNARQASQLAERASETALHGGKVVDGVVKTMQEITGSSKKIADIISVIDGIAFQTNILALNAAVEAARAGEQGRGFAVVAGEVRNLASRSANAAKEIKTLIDDSVSRVNTGSVLVESAGETMTDIVNAVTRVTDIMGEIASASDEQSRGIDQVALAVQEMDRVTQQNAALVQESAAAAAALEDQASRLKMAVSAFRLTSTPVNTDTSRAVFAGTTSAAVVKNTRATAHGKEENWETF; encoded by the coding sequence ATGTTGAACCGTATCCGCGTAGTCACAATGCTGATGATGGTGCTGGTCATTTTCGCACTTTTGCAGCTTATTTCTGGTGGGCTGTTTTTCTCATCTTTAAAACAAAATCAGGAGAGTTACACGGCCGCAAACGATCTGCGTTTGCAACAACGTGAACTGACCTCGGCCTGGGACCTGATGCTGCAAACGCGTATCAACCTGAGCCGTTCCTCCGCCCGTATGATGATGGATCCCAATAATCAGCAGAGCAGCGCCAAAACAGACCTGCTGAAAAATGCGCGAGGCACGCTGGCGGATTCGGCGAAACACTACGACGCTTTTAAACAAATTACGCCTCAGCCAGCGATGGAGCAGGCGAGCCTTAACATTGATGAAAAATACAAAAACTACGCGGCCGGGCTGGCAGAACTGATTCAATTCCTGGAGAGCGGCAATACGGATGCGTATTTCGCCCAGCCGACTCAGGGAATGCAAAATGCCCTTGGGACAGCGCTCAAAGAATACGACACCGCCAGCAGTCAGCAATATCTCACGGCACTCACAGAAACCCGCGACGATTACCGCTTTGCCAAATGGCAGATGGCGATTCTGGCGTTGGCTTTGGTGATTGTGCTGGTCGGCGTCTGGTACGGCATTCGGCATATCCTGCTGAATCCTTTGGGGAACGTCATCGGCCACATTCGTGAAATCGCCGGTGGCGATCTCACCAAAAAGCTGACGATTTCCGGGCGTAACGAAATAACTGAACTGGCGAGCAGCGTGGATCATATGCAGCGCTCATTGACGGACACCGTGGCCAATGTGCGCCAGGGGTCAGATGCGATTTACACCGGTACCAGCGAAATCGCAATGGGCAACAACGATCTCTCCTCCCGTACTGAACAGCAGGCCTCCGCACTGGAAGAGACGGCCGCCAGCATGGAACAGCTTACCGCTACCGTGAAGCAAAACGCCGATAACGCCCGTCAGGCGTCCCAGTTGGCGGAAAGAGCGTCGGAAACGGCGCTGCATGGCGGGAAAGTGGTGGATGGCGTGGTGAAAACCATGCAGGAAATCACCGGCAGTTCGAAAAAAATCGCTGATATCATCAGCGTGATCGATGGGATTGCCTTCCAGACCAATATTCTGGCACTGAACGCAGCGGTTGAAGCGGCGCGTGCCGGTGAACAAGGCCGCGGGTTTGCCGTTGTTGCGGGTGAAGTGCGTAACCTTGCGAGCCGCAGCGCAAATGCGGCAAAAGAAATTAAAACTCTGATTGATGACTCTGTTTCACGCGTCAATACCGGTTCAGTGCTGGTTGAGAGCGCGGGTGAAACGATGACGGACATCGTTAACGCGGTGACTCGCGTGACGGACATCATGGGCGAAATTGCCTCGGCGTCTGATGAACAAAGCCGGGGGATCGATCAGGTCGCTCTGGCCGTACAAGAAATGGATCGCGTTACACAACAAAACGCCGCGCTGGTGCAGGAGTCCGCTGCGGCGGCCGCTGCACTGGAAGACCAGGCGAGCCGTCTGAAGATGGCCGTCTCGGCGTTCCGCCTTACCTCTACGCCTGTCAATACGGATACGTCGCGTGCAGTTTTTGCCGGGACGACGTCTGCCGCTGTGGTGAAAAACACCCGTGCGACAGCCCATGGAAAAGAAGAAAACTGGGAAACATTTTGA
- a CDS encoding spore coat U domain-containing protein: protein MKRLLLLLLLLMTSGGSWAVCNVSTVNASFGSVTSFALSGAGEVETTGTLVVSCDAVLNLLTNDSVTLNYTSATVSANSRATMKRTDNAAIPDVIPTRLCGLTGCSGSTEVQIAKAYTWSGSTLLSLLGAKQYNIPLYFRTVPGQNVTAGPYQVILTFSINYNVCSVGAVGICLTPQTGTATTSITLNMNVTNDCSAMTTPNVNFNSAPLVQNFPTISQAVSVTCTKGSVYTIGINNGANSLNGVRRMASGNNFMSYDIYKGATNNRWGGSGTERWASAASSQVSTDGLLRTYNYTAKVLTNQATPPAGTYNDTLIVDVTF from the coding sequence ATGAAACGCCTGCTGCTGTTACTCCTGCTGCTGATGACATCAGGCGGCAGTTGGGCGGTATGCAACGTGAGTACCGTCAACGCGTCGTTTGGGAGTGTCACCTCGTTTGCTCTTAGCGGGGCAGGAGAGGTCGAAACGACGGGCACGCTGGTGGTGAGTTGCGATGCAGTACTGAATTTATTGACGAACGATTCGGTGACGCTGAATTACACCTCGGCAACCGTGTCGGCAAACAGTCGCGCCACCATGAAGCGCACGGATAACGCGGCGATTCCAGATGTGATCCCAACGCGATTATGCGGGTTGACGGGATGTTCTGGCAGCACTGAAGTGCAAATCGCAAAAGCCTATACCTGGAGCGGCAGCACGCTGCTCAGCCTGCTGGGCGCAAAACAATACAATATACCACTCTATTTTCGCACGGTTCCCGGACAAAACGTTACCGCGGGGCCATATCAGGTGATCTTAACGTTTAGCATTAACTACAACGTCTGTTCAGTCGGTGCGGTGGGGATTTGTCTGACGCCGCAAACCGGGACGGCGACGACCAGCATCACGCTCAATATGAACGTGACCAACGACTGTAGCGCGATGACCACGCCAAACGTCAATTTCAACAGTGCACCGCTGGTGCAAAATTTCCCGACCATTTCTCAGGCCGTCTCCGTGACCTGCACCAAAGGAAGCGTATACACGATTGGCATTAACAATGGTGCCAATTCCCTCAATGGCGTGCGCAGAATGGCGAGCGGAAATAACTTCATGAGTTACGATATTTACAAAGGCGCAACAAACAACCGCTGGGGGGGAAGCGGGACGGAACGTTGGGCCAGTGCAGCCTCGTCGCAAGTCAGTACTGACGGGCTTTTACGCACGTATAACTACACCGCCAAAGTCCTCACCAACCAGGCCACTCCTCCTGCCGGAACCTATAACGACACCCTGATCGTTGACGTCACGTTCTAA
- a CDS encoding fimbria/pilus outer membrane usher protein translates to MAVCARQLKRTMIILLCVSTSVWATPGDDSLPPPPDAQAMNNEAVFQLSVVINHYDTGLVVPVTQRDGTFFISSADLLRAGLPPEQVPTGDVNLSQLANVRVEYDSAAQRLLLTVPREWISARVTPFGGQTRQSTPQFGRGALLNYDLYTNHTEHLGGQASLWHEFRYFNENGSLSSTGYTRKSFTGNNGQEEGYVRYDTTLMVTNEEDATTWTAGDVISDAVSWSSSVRMGGISYGRDFSLRPDLVTWPLPEFSGEAAVPTSVDLFINGYRSGSTQLQPGPFTLTNLPYINGAGDAVLITTDALGRQVSTTMPFYVTSELLKQGLSDGAVTLGSLRRNYGIKNFDYGPAAGSGSYRYGLTDWLTLEGHGEAAEELALGGAGTIVKLGRYGVVNSSYTHSRLRGEEGGQINWGYQYSTSAFSLATQHSRRDRGYSNLALYDQPTIYDEKNQPIASLSRNTDQYSLTFNLGDFGNIGAAWIGVESFDSQKTELLNLSWSRNLWGSSSLYLAASRDQQRGDWTVAMSLQIPIGERDSAAVTFENTPDSGSTQRVNYNHSMPTDGGLSWNMAWANQSQSRNYQQASLGWRNNNIELQGGGYGEQDRMTWWGEAMGSIVLMDGELFAANKINDAFVVISTDGHPDVPVNYENQPVGKTNNNGYLLISGVSAYYPASYSINTLNLPADTRLKETERRVAIRRNSGFLVDFPMEQERVASVILHDVDGAAIPVGSQVRRASRSTAVVGYDGIAWLENLNNVNPLEVLLPGGKRCHATLTVGANPEHKLQTFGPLTCREKP, encoded by the coding sequence ATGGCAGTCTGCGCCCGTCAACTGAAACGGACGATGATCATCCTGCTGTGCGTGTCGACGAGCGTCTGGGCTACACCTGGCGACGACAGTTTACCGCCCCCGCCAGATGCGCAGGCGATGAACAACGAAGCCGTTTTTCAGCTTTCGGTGGTGATAAACCACTACGACACCGGGCTGGTGGTTCCTGTCACGCAGCGTGATGGCACCTTTTTTATCTCCAGTGCCGATCTCTTGCGCGCCGGTCTACCGCCTGAGCAGGTGCCAACGGGGGACGTGAATCTCTCGCAGCTGGCTAACGTGCGCGTGGAGTATGACAGTGCCGCTCAACGTCTGTTGCTCACCGTACCCCGTGAGTGGATTTCCGCGCGCGTAACGCCCTTCGGCGGGCAAACCAGGCAGAGCACACCACAGTTTGGCCGCGGCGCGTTGCTGAATTACGATCTCTACACCAACCATACGGAGCACCTTGGCGGCCAGGCATCGCTGTGGCATGAATTCCGCTATTTCAACGAAAACGGCTCCCTCTCTTCAACGGGCTACACCCGCAAAAGTTTTACCGGCAACAATGGTCAGGAAGAGGGCTACGTGCGGTATGACACTACCCTGATGGTGACCAACGAAGAGGACGCCACCACCTGGACCGCCGGGGATGTCATCAGTGATGCCGTCAGCTGGAGCAGCAGCGTGCGCATGGGCGGCATCAGCTATGGACGTGACTTCTCACTGCGCCCGGATCTGGTGACCTGGCCGCTGCCCGAATTTTCGGGTGAAGCCGCCGTGCCAACATCGGTCGATCTGTTCATCAACGGCTATCGCTCGGGGTCGACGCAATTACAGCCCGGTCCGTTCACGCTGACAAATCTGCCGTATATCAACGGTGCCGGGGATGCGGTGCTGATCACCACCGATGCGCTGGGGCGTCAGGTGAGTACCACCATGCCGTTTTACGTCACCAGTGAACTGTTAAAGCAGGGGCTGAGCGACGGCGCGGTGACCCTGGGAAGCCTGCGACGCAATTATGGCATTAAGAATTTTGACTATGGCCCAGCGGCGGGCAGTGGTTCGTATCGCTACGGCCTGACCGACTGGCTGACGCTTGAGGGGCACGGCGAAGCGGCAGAAGAGCTGGCGCTGGGCGGCGCAGGGACCATCGTCAAACTCGGACGCTATGGAGTGGTCAACTCCTCTTACACACACAGCCGCCTGCGCGGGGAAGAAGGCGGGCAAATTAACTGGGGTTATCAATACAGCACCAGCGCATTCAGCCTGGCCACGCAGCACTCGCGGCGCGATCGGGGATACAGCAATCTGGCGCTTTACGATCAGCCCACAATTTATGATGAAAAAAATCAACCCATCGCCAGCCTGAGTCGGAATACCGACCAATATTCACTGACCTTTAACCTGGGTGATTTCGGTAATATCGGCGCGGCGTGGATTGGCGTTGAGAGTTTTGACAGCCAAAAAACCGAGCTACTGAACCTATCGTGGAGCCGTAATTTGTGGGGCAGTAGCAGCCTCTATCTGGCGGCCAGCCGCGATCAGCAGCGCGGTGACTGGACGGTTGCCATGTCGTTACAAATCCCGATTGGTGAGCGCGACAGTGCCGCGGTGACGTTTGAAAACACGCCTGATTCGGGCAGCACGCAGCGCGTGAACTACAACCACTCCATGCCGACGGATGGCGGGTTGAGCTGGAATATGGCGTGGGCGAACCAATCCCAGTCGCGTAACTATCAGCAGGCCTCGCTGGGCTGGCGTAATAACAATATCGAGCTGCAGGGCGGCGGGTACGGCGAGCAGGACCGGATGACCTGGTGGGGCGAAGCGATGGGCTCAATTGTGCTGATGGATGGCGAGCTGTTCGCTGCAAACAAAATCAACGACGCATTTGTGGTGATCAGCACCGACGGGCATCCCGATGTGCCCGTGAATTACGAAAATCAGCCTGTCGGCAAGACGAACAATAACGGCTATCTGCTGATCAGCGGTGTCTCGGCCTATTATCCGGCTAGCTACAGTATCAATACGCTGAATTTACCGGCTGATACGCGGCTAAAAGAGACCGAGCGCCGTGTCGCTATCCGTCGCAACAGCGGTTTTCTGGTGGATTTCCCGATGGAGCAAGAGCGAGTGGCCAGCGTGATTCTTCATGATGTGGATGGGGCCGCTATTCCGGTAGGGAGTCAGGTCAGACGCGCGTCTCGCAGCACGGCGGTGGTCGGGTATGACGGCATCGCCTGGCTTGAAAATTTGAATAATGTGAACCCGCTGGAGGTGCTTCTGCCGGGGGGCAAGCGCTGTCATGCCACGCTAACGGTTGGCGCGAATCCTGAACATAAATTGCAAACCTTCGGCCCGCTGACCTGTCGGGAGAAACCATGA